The Gemmatimonadaceae bacterium genome includes a window with the following:
- a CDS encoding four helix bundle protein, whose product MAGSLKDLKVWQEAVGLAADVIRATRHGNRRDVKVVAEATMITALALAEHIAEGYGRYTGPEQRQLYRAARRDLLRLETQLAVARQADVLSAGHLAQLSHRAQLVGRLLGGYLVYLDRQLAQPDGASPDSARAPD is encoded by the coding sequence AAGAAGCGGTGGGGCTAGCCGCCGACGTGATCCGGGCCACGCGCCACGGCAATCGCCGGGACGTGAAAGTGGTGGCCGAGGCCACCATGATCACGGCCCTGGCCCTGGCCGAGCACATCGCCGAGGGCTACGGCCGGTACACGGGACCCGAGCAACGGCAGCTCTACCGCGCCGCCCGGCGCGACCTGCTTCGCCTGGAAACCCAGCTCGCCGTGGCGCGGCAGGCCGACGTGCTCTCCGCTGGCCATCTGGCGCAGCTCTCCCACCGCGCGCAGCTGGTGGGCCGGCTGCTGGGCGGGTACCTCGTGTACCTCGACCGCCAGCTCGCCCAGCCGGATGGCGCTAGCCCCGACTCCGCGCGTGCCCCCGATTGA